One window of Candidatus Tectomicrobia bacterium genomic DNA carries:
- a CDS encoding corrinoid protein — protein MPHDTELTQGVVSGDKEAVLRLIRAELDAGRGAVAILNEGLIPGINILGDQFGRGEAFIPELMAAAKVMTAAMELLRPLLEATGVKPLGKVVIGTVKGDMHDIGKNLVAMMLRGAGFEVTDLGVNAGAEKFIQAIERTGARLLGMSALLTTTMNRMSGIIQEIRRAPFGPEVRIVVGGAPLDEAYSRKIGADGYAKDAAVAVDRFKALCAPAHVRAL, from the coding sequence ATGCCACACGATACAGAGCTGACGCAGGGAGTCGTATCGGGCGACAAGGAAGCCGTGCTCAGGCTGATCCGGGCCGAGCTGGATGCGGGCCGGGGCGCGGTGGCGATCCTCAACGAGGGATTGATCCCCGGGATCAACATCCTCGGCGACCAGTTCGGCCGAGGAGAGGCGTTCATTCCCGAGCTCATGGCGGCCGCGAAGGTCATGACGGCCGCCATGGAGCTGCTCCGCCCCCTGCTGGAGGCCACGGGCGTGAAGCCGCTCGGCAAGGTGGTCATCGGAACGGTGAAGGGCGACATGCACGATATCGGAAAGAACCTGGTGGCCATGATGCTCCGGGGCGCCGGATTCGAGGTGACCGACCTGGGCGTGAACGCGGGCGCCGAGAAATTCATCCAAGCGATTGAGCGGACGGGGGCGCGCCTGCTGGGCATGTCGGCCCTCCTCACCACCACCATGAACCGCATGAGTGGCATCATTCAGGAGATCCGCCGGGCTCCGTTCGGGCCGGAGGTCCGGATCGTGGTCGGCGGCGCCCCCCTCGACGAAGCCTACTCCAGGAAGATTGGGGCGGACGGCTACGCCAAGGACGCAGCCGTCGCCGTGGACCGCTTCAAGGCGCTGTGCGCGCCGGCCCACGTCCGGGCGCTCTGA
- a CDS encoding homocysteine S-methyltransferase family protein, with translation MSLLDEWLAGSGLLIGDGAMGTMLQAAGLEPGDAPERLNTASPKVVRSIHEAYIAAGADVVTTNTFGGNRFRLSLHGLNGCTRELNQAGAGIAREAADGSGRRVLVAGSAGPTGALLQPVGELSFEDARDIFAEQCRGLAEGGADFILLETMSDLEEVRAGAEGARVACGLPVFCTMTFDTHGRTMMGVSPRRAALEMAGAGIRAIGSNCGNGPSEMEKILNEMSLANPGLPLIVQSNAGIPRAREGEVRYEAGAREMAAHAVRCREGGARYIGGCCGTTPAHIRAMSEALRRGN, from the coding sequence ATGAGCCTTCTGGACGAATGGCTTGCGGGAAGCGGCCTTCTCATCGGAGACGGCGCGATGGGCACCATGCTCCAGGCCGCCGGCCTGGAGCCGGGCGACGCCCCGGAGCGGCTGAATACGGCGAGTCCCAAGGTCGTCCGCTCCATCCATGAGGCCTACATCGCCGCCGGGGCCGATGTCGTGACCACAAATACCTTTGGCGGAAACCGTTTCCGTCTCTCCCTTCACGGCCTGAATGGATGCACGAGGGAGCTGAACCAGGCGGGCGCCGGAATTGCCCGGGAAGCGGCGGACGGCTCGGGGCGGCGGGTGCTGGTGGCGGGATCGGCGGGGCCGACGGGCGCGCTTCTCCAGCCGGTGGGGGAGCTCTCCTTCGAGGACGCCCGGGACATCTTCGCCGAACAGTGCCGGGGGCTCGCCGAGGGCGGGGCGGATTTCATCTTGCTCGAGACGATGAGCGACCTGGAGGAAGTTCGCGCCGGGGCGGAGGGGGCTCGCGTGGCCTGCGGACTGCCCGTCTTCTGCACCATGACCTTCGATACGCACGGCCGCACCATGATGGGGGTTTCCCCGAGACGGGCCGCCCTGGAGATGGCGGGGGCCGGCATCCGGGCGATCGGATCCAACTGCGGCAACGGCCCCTCCGAGATGGAGAAGATTCTCAATGAGATGAGCCTGGCGAATCCCGGCCTCCCCCTCATCGTCCAGTCCAACGCGGGGATCCCTCGGGCGAGGGAGGGGGAGGTCCGCTACGAGGCGGGCGCCCGGGAGATGGCCGCCCACGCGGTCCGATGCCGCGAGGGGGGAGCCCGGTACATCGGAGGGTGTTGCGGGACGACGCCCGCCCACATCCGCGCCATGAGCGAGGCGCTGCGGCGGGGCAATTGA